actttaatattttcttctcaaattttaaacatataatttttattcctaaataccctcgtgaaccatgaatccATGGTTCGACCCTTTAGCAAAATAACTCAAGCAACCGAACCCTAGCTCTAATTTCCTTGAGTCGTCTAGTGCTTTCCTCGAGCCATGCCTGAGCCAACTCGAGCCATGCTCTGACCAGACCACCTATGAACCCTAGTGACCAGCCCTGATCCCTTGAACAAGCCCCTAGCCCACGCCACAGTTTCCTGCACGTGACTCGTGGCTGATAGTGCAATAACAAGCTCTAACTCGTCGAGGACTCCTCACACGAGCCACCACCCGAGCTCGAACCCTCATGACCCTCACTGGACCACCCTCGGACCTAGCCTGAACCCTCTGGCCAAGTCGTGACCCTTCGCATAGCTGCTGTCATGGGAACGCACGGGAAGAGCCCTAACTCGCAAGGACTATTCCTAGCTGTAGTGTgtgagtcctagccacgctaggactcttccttatACCCAACCACATCTAGCCCGAGCCGTACtataaggaccgtgtatcgaattatcgataatcagaccgtgtatcgtattatcgtaaatcatattttgattatcgataattcatgaaattgtcatgtgattacgTATATGATGCATATCAGGACAATGGAGAGAAAATAGGTAGTgataatgaaagattgtattagaaattgatttgtagtTGAATGATGTGCTGAACCGCAATAGAAAAGTGAAATTTTACAGTTTTCAGCATAATTATCtgagtattagtccaaatgaaACTGAAACCAATTTCATTGAAAAGCTAATACATAGTACTAAAACTTTATCACAAGTGGGCTGTAActtgacatttggtatcagagccggtgTGAGAGGACTGCCGCACATTGTGAGacgttttaaagccgtgaggcctcagaccaaagcggacaatatcacaaatGGGCTGGACCGTGACAtttggtaaggcatcttgccatccaattgtgaaatccatcacaatagAACGTAACATAACTtctaacgtttgaattgtaCGTTCCGTCTGGCTATCattttgaggatgataagcagtacttatACCCAAACGCGTACCATagcttcttggaaactaccccagaatttagacgcaaatctgggatcacgatctgatacaattgagaccgtcacaccatgcagtctcacaatattctcgatgtataaacgggccattttcttataataatagcttccaaACAAGTATTGGTATGACACCGTTTGAAGCCTtgtatgggagacgatgtaggtcaccgttattctgtggtgaaattggtgaaagacaaaTGACTAGACCTGGAATGATACaaaaaatgaatgataaggttcaggtAATTCGACAGCGAATGAAAGCTGCGCAGGAttgtcaaacgagttatgcgaataaacgaataCGACCCTTAGAATTCCAGAAATGTGATAaggtgtttttgaaaatatctcccttcatAGGCACTATTCGATTCgacatgcgagggaaattatctcctcgatatgttggtccatacgagatccttgatcgagttggaGATCTTGCTTATCGGTTGGCATTGTCACCAGCTTTATCTGTCATTcacgatgtatttcatgtttctatgttgagaaagtatgaaccagatccCTCACATGTGCTTAGACCTAATGACGTTGAACTTGATCATTCTATTTCCTATGCTGAACAACTTGTTTGAATTATGGATCGGAAGAAAAAGATATTGCGTATTTAATCAATTCCAGtagttcgagtacaatggacacgacatggtgtggaagagtcaacgtgggaattggaaagcaagatgcgagaatcatatccgcacTTGTTTGATTTTATGCCAtttgttccattgtattcaatgtataatgattcatttactgattttagttttgatatgtactaaaactggtgacatattatatgtttgccaatgttgtGTATATAGAGATGCttaagatttcgaggacgaaatcttttaagtgagagagaaatgtaaggaccgtgtatcgtattattgtaaatcatatttttattatcaataattcatgaaattgtcatgtgattacgtatatgatgtatatcaggACAATGGAGAGAAAATAGGTGGTGATAATGAAAAattgtattagaaattgatttgtagtTGAATGATGTGCTGAACCGCAATAGAAAAGTGGCACATTATACGGTTTTCAGCATAATTATCTGAGTATTAGTCCAAATAAAATGAACCCAATTTCATTGGAAAGATAATACATAGTActaaaattttcatgttttgcgttttgtccaaatccatttgtAAATAGGGGAAAAATAATCCCGAAATGTAACGTGTGCATTGTAGTTTCTGCAATGACACATTTTGGGAGAATGACCATAATTCTCGCGTccgatatccaaattgagtgagtCGGTGGAAAATGAAATccaagacatagatctacaacttttaGGTTTTGAACACTTTACTAATGAAACCTAAAATAGCGTTTCGGACAGAACAACGTGCGCCGGACAGCACTAGGCGCACGGCCGTGCCACTTCTCGCGCCACTGCGCGCACCGCTCTGCTGCACAGGATTTAAAAGTGATAAGGATGAGTTTTTCCATATGTATCTTTTCATTTCCTCTGAAGCTTCGACGGGAAAAGTTAGAATTCAAGTTCTATCGTTTGAATCTACATCGAAACGCTATCAGAacttgaaacaaattatatatacgGAATCATCGCGTCGAGAGCGTTCTTTTGAGGCaagtttcttctagtttcaaaACCTATATTTATTGAaatgctggaatagcatgtatttgaagtctagattcatatatgtggtagaataaccgacaagaaactaagttttgaagtcagaattgaattatgttatgatttcgatttgatattaattttcaaagtttcaaaagatatttgaaacttatattgttgaatttgaatgaaattattgattgaaatgaatgtgttattgatgtagatagagtTTCTATATTGaaatcttcaagctacatcgactagaaacgaagaattgaggtatgttggaccgagtaacatacgacatgtatttgtatcatatgatatatgtttgattgagaatatgtgtctatatgccttattgtTTGAGTTGATGTGGCACGCATGACATTATGATTGGattatcgatgtataaaatacatattttgttaacacacattaTTTGCTACATCCATCGATACGTGACATgtacgttgagctatgatccttggatatcCTGATATGATTGAATTTGAttatggggtttgtgaacacgatgctatgtttggcattatgtggcccttaaagcatagtcatttgtggccccgatgatcgattgagatttgggatttgatggcgctttgtcgacgctatcatacgagtattcctgattgaggtcggtgtgccagctcgagcattgatttgatagcgattcgattgattccgATATATACTCAGTGGATGGGGATTTGACCCGAtatctccacgacatacatgcattgcatatcatatatcattgtgtagatatctgttgtatatatgatggttattccatacggagctttgctcaccgcCAGGGGGgactgttgttgtctttgtttGTGGACAATGACAGATACTTCAGGTTATCAGAagaccggagatggtacttctggagggagtcacggttgatttgaggtttagtggtctatcccagtatatatgtatatgtatctatataccggagAATAttccgaggatatgagttgtttgtatgtagtTGGTTTTGATCATATGTGGacatattttatgatgtgagatgaaatactatttttaatattcaaataatatattttgggctcattgtaaagaaaatttaaactcgttttctgcTGCAATTAATTAATCCTAATCAAATTGAATTGTAATAACAATTAGGAGTTAAGGACCCCACAaatcttaaatatatataaataataaaaaagataTATTTATCCAAGTTTAAAATCTAAAACAATatacatataattatatatatatatatatatatatatatatatatttatttacaaaataaaaaataaaaataatgtttGATATTACTAAaactagattttttaaaaatcaaaaatccaaataattatatatctaataaaaaattaaaaataaaaaatccaaataattatatatctaataaaaaattaaatacaagaattcattttttaaaataaaataaaaaaaaagtaaaaatggGTGAACTGATTCACCAGTTCAAGACGGGTCCAACCAATAGTTGACCTGTTCTGACATGTTCGACGGTAAAAATGTTTTTAGTTTCCAAACGAGACCCATGATCGGTTCCCAATAACTGGTCGAACCCACTCGTCCGGTTTGGGTTAGAAAGGTTAGTACCAATATataatgaatatgttattgtaTTATGcctattcaaattatttttcaaaattcaaatttgaatacaAAATTCTTTCTTAAAATTGAAACCACATTAAAAGTTTGTATTgtttatatcattttatttaattatagttACAGTTTTTTGTGGGGATAGAAACACCAATATATTCAACCATCACCAAGAAAATCTTTTGATACAATATTAGTAAACCATTGTGGACCATCACTATTCTTTTGCAATATTCCCTGTTAGGGTTTTATACACTATACATAAATTTATACGTATAGTACTGTATAATTGATAAACACATTTTGTCATCTCTGGTACACGCGTGATACCATTTTTCAATCATATTACAAAAATTACTCATTTATTCAGTGTTATACTTAAGTTTAACCCTTAAAAAATGCACATACAGCTGATTCGTTGTTATAATCTACCTGgatttgaaaacaataaagatTTCAATTTAAAATGCATACTTCATGATCGAGAAGTGGTGTATAATTATTCTAATATTAATCTTTTCTGaatataaaagtatgatttttctctattttgtagggttgatatgaatattcataaaacaattaaaacatcTTGTCATCGTCATAGACAAAGTGAAACATATCCCCGTACTAACTAATTTTAGTTGTTAATTACATGAAATAACTGTCTATACATCGCATGAGTGAAATACTAGTAcatttgttttttctttctttctttttttcattttaacataattgtaataaatgtttcattttcatttactggattaattattatttaaaaacaatttattAGTTAAAATTCAAATCTCAGGGTCGAGGCCCATTACAACAATATCCTTCTTGCaataacaaatataatataatttgagCACACAAAAAGGTTACCAATTacacaaatatatattaatGGATATCATTTGTTGGTGGTGAAGCTACGAGACAAAGTGGGATTTTCTTACGGATTGTGATCCCAAGTGCCTCTTCCATATCAAGATCTTGTGTTGACATTCCCTGTGGGATCTCCCAATCGAAGGAAAACAAAAGATTCGCGAGCGCAAGCTCTACCAAAGATATAGCAAAACTGATTCCAGGGCAGCCTCTTCTGCCAGCACCAAATGGCAGCAACTCAAAATGATGTCCTCTGAAATCGGTATCGCTGTTCAAAAACCTCTCAGGGTAGAATTTTTCAGGGTTATCCCAATATTTTGGATCAGTTCCGATTGCAGCTGCATTGAAAATGACTCGGGTCTTCGCGGGGATTTCGTATTTGTTGTCAATGATACAATCCTCGGTAGTTTCTCTAGGGACCAGCAACGGGGCGGGTGGATGGAGTCTTAATGACTCTTTTATGACTAGTTTTAGGTATGTGAGTCTTTGGAGATCGTTTTCTTCTACTTTCACTTTTCCTTTACAGGCTTTTCTCACTTCTTGTTGAGCTTTTTCTTTGACTTGGGGGTTTCTTACCAATTCCGCCATTGTCCATTCGATTGTTGTTGATGAAGTATCAGTTCCAGCGGCAAATATATTCTGCAAATATTCATTGTAtagatttattaaaatatgtcGAAATGATTTGTTTAATTTGGTGTGTGATATTTAGAAAAAATTGAATCGAATATGTGAAGGGGAAGAATACATACTCCAAGAACACCCTTGACATGTTTATCTTTCAGCTTGAATTCTTGATTGGGGTCCTTCTGAATCCGAAGCAATACATCAATAATATCTTCTTGATCAGGTTCAGGCCTGTTGGGATCACGATGTTCTTCTATAACTTTGTCGAAAAATGAGTCCACTTCCAGAAAAATCCTGTCGATCTTCTTTTCGACGCCGTTAAACTTGTTAATCCAAGCCAGAGATGGAAAAACGTTTGCAACATTAAATCCAGCAGCCAAATGCTGCATCTCAAGAAAGATATGCTGAAACCTGCTCATCCTTCCATCGCTATTCCCATGTTCATCGGGGCTCAAACTTCCGAAAGCAGCCCGGCAGACGACGTTATTCGTCAACGAAAATGTCAGTGTGCTCAAATTCACGGGACTTGCATTGTGTTCAGATACTCGATGAATCATGAAATCAACCTCTTCATCCCGTATTCTACCGAAAGATTGGACCCTTTTAGCCGACAACAGTTCCAAAACCACTATTTTCCTTATTTGTCTCCAATACTCACCGTACGGTGCTAAAGAAATGCTGGATGAATCGTATGCCAATTTCTTGGCGATATACAAGGAGGGTCTCCCTGAGAAAGCAACATCGTGtgatttaaagatttctcgCGCCATGTCGGCCGAGGACACAATCAACGTGGGCACGGACCCGAAATGCAAGAGCATGAGATCTCCATATATTTTGGATAATTCTTGAAACGATCGATGAGGTAACTTCCCAAGCTGATGAAGATTGCCTATTATCGGGAGCTTTTTAGGGCCAGGTGGGAGCTTTTTTGTTCTCTTATTTTTCACGAGAAAGGACAAGAACAAAGGTGCGATCAAGCTAAGAAAGAGTATCAAGAAAATTTGAGAACTCATTGTTTTCGCTAGGCTGCGGAGATATAGCTAGGCAGATTGCCTCTATGTAAACTCCTTTTAAATTCGCacatttatattaattaataaactttcttgaaaatgaaaaatcaatttttttaaacatttatttGTAGTTCTAAGAAACTTCCATATTGACGTATTTatgttttgaagaaatttcatTCGAAATCAGTCAAATTTGGTTGTCTTATTTGACTTTTCAGATTTAggaatttcaaatccataatATAAAATCTAGTGTTTATATCAAGATATATTTGGGTTTGTTGAATTTTCAAtccctttttcttttttatttttctattttagtCAGCATAATGTATTCCAAATCCTCCTACATTGAACATTGGAACCATTCTATGTCCAAATCATAGATGATAAATCTATCTTtttaaggcaaaaatttgtgtcagacagtctcacgggtcgtattttgtaaagacggatctcttatttgggtcaaccatgaaaaattattactttttatgctaagagtattactttttattgtgaatatcggtagggttgacccgtctcacaaataaagattcgtgaaactgtctcacaagagacatatttatcttttaaatccggctttttaactttttttttattaatttttattaaaaaattcaaaattaaaatggaTGGTAAAgttttacaaaaataattaaaaactagTAAGTTGTAGGCTACAACTCATGCTGCAACCTATTGACaccatttcttttttttttttttaggtgTCAAATTCATTGATTTGAAAGATAACTTAATCTTGAAATGTTGAACCggtcatttatttttattttttttaaatattctttacttttaaaatgttaggtaatttatctttaaaaaaattatatgtttttagttatctaaaaaatttcctttatttatttaatatgcgttgcttgaattttttaaaaaataaaaaaaatttgtatgtGTATcgttctatttattttttatcttaTTTTTATCAGTATGATTGATAAAAAatacaataatatttttttataataataatactaaacattattattattattattattatacacattttttttatttttttcgaaaaataaTCAATGCATATTTTATAAAtagattaattttttaaaataaaaaatacaaattcaaGAATGTTGCGTacaaaaattcaagaattttgtatattcaaatttattattattccaAATATACACATCTTCTCTTGTTTTTTCGAAAACTAAACCaacacatttaaataaataatatatataagcaaaaaatcaataatttaacataaaattaaagaaTTTTGCATATTCAAATTAGTATTACTATCCCAACTATTATTCTTATTATTCTCTattaatcatatttttaacaaaattaaaataaaaaatatgtgaGCCGAAACATATACACCtttcatttttttgaaaattaaaccaatacatatttaataaagaatttttctttagaaaaataaaaagtgTGTTAAATTCATCTTAACTGTGGTGATGTGATGAGTATGGAAAATCAGAACCTTAAGGAAAACCAGAACACTTAGAAAAAAGAAACTCCAATAGACACTTAAGCAAAACTAGATTACGGTACTTCATAATCAAAAGCACTAGACTTCGTGCTAAGTCTCTTGTAATAGCATTTCAGATTAACATCAAATCATATAATCTTCAATAAAAGACTGTTGATATCCGTTTTTTGGGTATCTTTTATCACATGATGTTGGTATTTATTATGATCGTTCTGTACAAAAGTACACTTCATTTAATGACATTaaatgtgagaacccgaattttcAGCATTCcagcagcaatgcaaaattccagcagaagctaatatttcagaagctggtatttttccagcagattagaatccagcagctaaccacagataaaatccagcagcagcagcacgaaattccagcagacagttactaattcagcccatgacttgtaactgaagcatttaacacggAATAAACattgttaatggcagattatggccattaattgggaggctaacagtcagaattttgcctatatataacaccctcaaacctctgaattggtgttacacaaatcttgagttatcacttgaaatattTGAGATAAGAGAGTGCTTATTTTCAGGCAGTAGAAACCAGTAGCGAGAGCAAGCCTATTTCCATACTTCAACTGAAACTCTCcagcaaattactgtaagtgggcttaggtataaatatcttgaaacccgtttgatgatttctgttttaaagcaaagtatattcttgatttctgatatctgattttgaagcactgaaacttagtgaactaatggtaggaatatatattctgaacattactgattactgattactggcctcaccccttagaggagagaacatataggggactgatatcagtttagccatgaaattcacgaacgtgctcagtgcttacttgttaaatttCTGATTACTGAATACCGAATACTGATTTCCGActactgatttctgaatactgatttctgttctgaaataaagagtttctgtatattattgtattactgtatctgttgaaaacgatttcgaaatTGGGAGTTATttccgcccctgcttactgagtgacaaccatatcactcacccaccaaacctatctcagataagaacgaggaagagttGTTAGAAGAAAAGGAGCAacttcagttttggggctggtgatgaagatcgttgttcgtagttctgatttatattttatattccgctgcatctgttcagACATCGTATTTTCTGGTTTTACaattccgctgtaaaacatttgtaTCAGACAAcgatta
This window of the Primulina tabacum isolate GXHZ01 chromosome 12, ASM2559414v2, whole genome shotgun sequence genome carries:
- the LOC142520710 gene encoding strychnine-11-hydroxylase-like, translating into MSSQIFLILFLSLIAPLFLSFLVKNKRTKKLPPGPKKLPIIGNLHQLGKLPHRSFQELSKIYGDLMLLHFGSVPTLIVSSADMAREIFKSHDVAFSGRPSLYIAKKLAYDSSSISLAPYGEYWRQIRKIVVLELLSAKRVQSFGRIRDEEVDFMIHRVSEHNASPVNLSTLTFSLTNNVVCRAAFGSLSPDEHGNSDGRMSRFQHIFLEMQHLAAGFNVANVFPSLAWINKFNGVEKKIDRIFLEVDSFFDKVIEEHRDPNRPEPDQEDIIDVLLRIQKDPNQEFKLKDKHVKGVLGNIFAAGTDTSSTTIEWTMAELVRNPQVKEKAQQEVRKACKGKVKVEENDLQRLTYLKLVIKESLRLHPPAPLLVPRETTEDCIIDNKYEIPAKTRVIFNAAAIGTDPKYWDNPEKFYPERFLNSDTDFRGHHFELLPFGAGRRGCPGISFAISLVELALANLLFSFDWEIPQGMSTQDLDMEEALGITIRKKIPLCLVASPPTNDIH